The sequence below is a genomic window from Bacillota bacterium.
GCCGGGCTCATGTCGCAGGGCCGTGTACTAACGCAAAGATTCTGAGAAACGCATCTCTGGGACGGGGCTTGAAGTCCGGAGAATGCCCCATTCTACGACGACTTCGATGTCATGCGGCGCATCTAGGTTCACCTGCGGGCGGCGGTCTTCGTCTGAGTCTCGAGATCATCGACCGCTGGCGGAGAGGGGGAGTGGACCGCTTACGGGTCAGGAACGGGTGACGACTCGGCTCACCCACTGCATGACGGCTTCGGCATGCCTTAGGGCGCGCGCGTAATCGCCAGCATCGACTGGTTCCCAGTCGCCTGGGTATCGAGTCATCACGGCGCAGTCCGAGAGAAATGCTGCTTCTTCCACCTGACGCTGGATAGCGATGCCCCCATGATCGCGGACGAAGCTAAGAAGGTGGCCGATGGGACGTGTTCAGATGTTCTTCCGGACTTCGCCCGCGCTAAGTTGCTTCGCGCTCTTCGCATCCAAAGGTCATAGGCGTCAGTGCTCATACAGCACACGCCCCTTCAGCGCTTCTCCGTAGATGAACCCAGGCACGTCGCGGTACTGCCCAGCTCTCTCGGGTGATGCCACGACCACGTCCACTGGAGCTGGGATTCCCACAAGTTCACGATAGGTTTTGTGGGCAAGCTCTCGCCTGTGGTACTCTCCAGCCTTCAACACAAGAATATCATAGTCTCGGTCTGCAGCCTGCCCGCCCTGAGCTCTTGAGCCGAACAGAATGATCTTGTCTGGATTTGCGGCTCGCACGATTCTGTCCACGATACTCTGCAGCACATCCTCCATGTGGGTCTACCCCCCGACAGGATATTGCCGATACAGAGGCCAATTGCTTACGGTCTGCGGGCCGGACATGGTTCCTCTCTTCGCCGCATAAGGGCTGATTCCTCCGAGATCTGGTGAGAGGGCAGATCTACGCGACTGACTCAGTGTCTCAACTGCCCACCTTGCACCCCTGACCGTATTAGGTCATGATCATATTGGGTGTTGTGGCCCGGCTGCGCGTCGAACATGAGGCCGAGGTCGCGCGCAGCGAGTCTATCATAAATGGAGGGCCGTATAGCATATGGGCCAACCGTTTTCTGGTACAGATGAATACAGCATGTCCCCCGATCTCGCTGAGCAGAGCGCCGAGACCGACTACGGCTTCGTAGTAGCACAGATCGGCCGGGAGTTGGGAATTTCCCTTCAGCGCATAGAGACTGTGATCCGCCTGTTGGACGAGGAGAACACCATACCATTCCTCGCTCGGTACCGAAAGGAGCAAACGGGGGGCCTGGACGAAGAAGTCCTCAGGACCATCGCCTCTCGCGTCGAGTATCTGCGGAACCTGGTCATGCGCAAGTCCGAGGTGTTGCGGCTGCTGGGGGAGCAGGGGGTTCTGACGCCCGAGATTCAGCAGGCATTGGAGGCGGCTGAGACTCTTCAGCGCGTGGACGACATCTACCGTCCTTTCCGGCCCAAACGCAGGACGCGCGCAAGCATCGCCAAAGAACAGGGGCTGCAAGCGCTTGCTGAATGGCTCCTTGCCAGACCCACGGAAGGCGATCCGCTTCAACAGGCCTCAGGCTTCGTAGACGCGGAGAAGGGCATCGAAACCCCGGAGCAGGCGTTGGCGGGCGCCGGGGACATAATCGCCGAAATGCTGGCTGACGACCCTGAGGTGCGCGCATGGGTGCGCCAATGGACGGCGAGAAACGGTACCATAGCGAGCGAGGCCATTGATCCGGGTCTACGCAGTCCCTATGAGTTGTATTACGATTACCGTGAGCCCGTAAGCAGGATCCCGCCACATCGGGTCTTGGCAATCAATAGGGGTGAGCGGGAGAAGGCCGTGCGGGTGCAGATCGAGGCGCCGGAAGGGCCGGTTCTAGCTTACCTTGAGCGCTGGCTAACCCGTACGGGTCCTGAAGCCAGTCCGGCTGACCCGCAGCTTGCCGTTGCAGCCAAGGACGCCTACAATCGCCTGCTGGCGCCGGCAGTGGAGCGTGATGTCCGAAACCAGCTCACCGAAGCCGCCGAGGCGCAAGCAATTCGCGTGTTTGCGGCTAATCTGAAAGCGCTGCTTCTCACGCCCCCGATCCGGGGAAAGACGGTGATGGGCATCGATCCGGCATACCGGACCGGGTGCAAGATCGCAGTCGTGGACGCCACTGGCAGATTGCTGGAGGTCGCGGTGGTATACCCGACTCCCCCGCACAACCGGATTGAAGAGGCCGGGAGAACCCTGCTTCAGATGGTAGACCGCCATCGCGTGGACGTGATCGCCATCGGGAACGGTACGGCATCTCGGGAAACTGAAGCCTTTGTGGCGGGGCTGATCCCGAAGGCTGCGCGCGCTCTAACTTACGTGGTCGTAAACGAAGCAGGTGCATCGGTGTATTCCGCATCCCCGCTCGCCCGGGATGAGTTCCCGGACCTCGATGTGTCCGAGCGCAGCGCTGTCTCTATCGCGCGCCGACTGCAGGATCCCTTGGCTGAGCTGGTCAAGATCGATCCCAAGTCCATCGGGGTGGGACAGTATCAGCATGACGTCGCCGAAAAGGAGCTGGCCCGCGCCCTGGCTGCGGTTGTGGAGTCCGCCGTGAACAGCGTGGGCGTGGACCTCAATACCGCCTCGGTCTCCCTTTTGTCGTACGTATCGGGTCTTAGCGCCGCCGTGGCAGGGAACATCGTCAAGAAACGAGAGGCCGAGGGACCCTTCTCCAATCGCAAAGATCTTCTCTCCGTCCCTCGTCTGGGCCCCAAGACCTTCCAGCAGTGCGCTGGGTTCCTTCGGATCGCCGACGGGGACAATCCCCTAGATTACACGCCAATCCACCCGGAATCGTACTCCGCAGCCCAACGTCTGCTGGCCGAGCTCGGATTCTCGGTACATGATGTCGTCGGACCCAATCGGCCGCAAGTCTGCGACGCTCTTGCGGGTTTGGATGCCTCAGCCTGGGCCAAACGACTTGGTATCGGCGAACCCACTATGAAAGACATAATCGAGGCCCTGCAGCGACCGGGCAGGGATCCCCGTGACGAGCTTCCTCCGCCGATCCTGCGCACCAACGTGCTTACCCTGGATGACCTGCATCCAGGCATGACACTTGAAGGCACGGTTCGCAACGTAGTGGATTTTGGCGCCTTCGTGGACATCGGGGTGCACCAGGACGGGCTTGTGCACAGGTCCGAGCTGTCCGAACGGTTCATCAGCCACCCCTTGGAGGCTGTCAGTGTGGGCGACATCGTGAAGGTGCGGGTTCTAGCGGTGGATAAGGAAAGGAATCGGATATCGTTGTCTATGCGCAACGGCACTTAGCTCATGACGAGTAAGGATGGTTGCATACGATGCGTCGAAGGACTGGGGTGCGCGGTGACGAATACTGAGCAGTGCGACCCAGATACTGGCCAATTGGAGGTCAAGTCACATGGGCGGGTCCATCATCACATGTCAACCATGTCGCGATGTTCTGACCGATCACACGTCGAAAAACCCTGTGATCCCTGCCGTGAGGAGTCTGGGCGATCTCGAGTATGCTGCAGAGTGCGATGCCAAGCTGGTGTTTCTCGTAACCGGCTCAGTCCTGGACCTGACCGACATCGCAACCCGGTCCCTTGAGCTGGGCCAAAGCCTATTCTGCCATCTAGATCTGATACAAGGTATCGGGAAGGATCGGCCGGGGATCAAGTGGCTTGCCAGAGATTTCGGGATCGCTGGCATTCTGACGACACGGAGCTCCCTGGTGAAGTACGCCAAGGACGAAGGGCTAATGGCTATTCAGCGTCTGTTCCTGTTCGATTCCGGGTCGCTCAAGACTGGCCTTGCGGCGTGCTCGGAATGCAAGCCCGATGCTGTGGAGATCTTGCCGGGGATCGTGCTGCCTGCTGTAGTTCATAGGTTGCCCATCAGCCGAATCCCGCGGTTTATTGGAGGAGGGCTGATCGAGACCCCGTCAGAGGTTGATGCTCTGCTGGCAGCAGGCGCAATCGGGGTTTCCGCGAGCAAGAAGGCCATATGGAAATGCCGGCGCCGGTAGACGGACGGGAGCCGAAAGAAACTCTTACGTAGTAGAAGGAATTTCCGGGCATCTGGCGAACCAATAGCAGCAGGCACGTCGACGCGAAAGCGAACCAGGCTTACATTGTCCCCACGCGTGTGGGGGTGAACCGGGTCCTGGCTTGGAGAGTAGGAGAAGGCCAGACGGAGAGTGGCTACTTTTCGTTGTCTGGCCTTCTCGTTATTGTCTAGAGGCATGAATGATCCGCCGTGTTGAGCGTAGGTGACGATGCGTGCCACGAGTCGGCACACGAAGTGCGGAATCGGAAGGAGGTGGGCCCGGGAGAACCTGTGCGGTGTTGCCAGAGACCAGTGTAGATCAGATGGCGCACTGATACCGATCAAGACGAGGAGGGTGAAGAGAAATGTCGTCAAGACGAACGCTGTCCAGTATCCTGCTGGCCGCTGCCCTGCTCATGTTGGTCTGCCTCTCCGCCGGCGCGGCGCCAAAGCTCATTCGCCTGACCTTCTACTACCCGGTAGGGGTATCCGGCCCACTGGCCACTGTCATCAACAAGTACGTAGAAGAGTTCAACACAGCTAACCCAGACATCGAAGTGATTCCCGTATACACCGGCGACTACGACCCCACGATGCAGAAAGTCCAGACCGCAGTGATGGGGGGCAACCCTCCGGATGTGTTCATTGTAGAGATATCGGAGCTGCCCACCCTACTTGCGATGAACGCGTGCGAGCCCCTGGATAAGTGGGTTTCCAAGGAGTACCTCGCTGACTTCTTTCCCGCCTTTCTTCAGAACAGCTACTCGGAGGACGGACGTATATGGGGCATACCTTTCCAGCGGAGCACTCCCGTCTTCTACTGGAACAAGGCCGCGTTCAAGGAAGCTGGCCTAGATCCGAACGTTCCTCCTCGCAACTGGAGAGAGCTGGAGGACTACGCGAAGAAGCTGGTGAAAGCTGACGCGGCAACCGGGGAGGTAAAGCGGTGGGGTGTCACGATATCTGGCGGTTGGAACGACTGGCTATTTGAAGCCTTCGTCATACAGAACGGAAGCAGCCTTCTGGACTACATCAACCACAAGGTCACTCTAAACTCTCCCGAAGCAGTTGAAGCGCTGGAATTCTGGGTTCGTCTCACTCAGGAACTCAAGGTTGCGCCACCCCACAGCACTTGGGCATCCACCCCGACGGACTTCGTGTCGGGAAGAACTGCGATGCTGTACCATTCCACGGGGATTCTCACGTTCGTTCGGACTTCAGCCCCGTTCGAGTACGGAGTGGCTTTCATGCCGGCGAAGAAGAGTTATGGCGCGGCGGTCGGCGGCGGGAACCTCCACATAGCGCGTGGGATCCCGGACGAGAGGAAACAGGCAGCCTGGAAGTTCGTTCAGTTCCTTACGACTCCGGAGATGGCTGCCAGATGGAGCAGGGATTCAGGGTATGTCGCCACCAGGCAGTCCAGCTATGAGCTGACCGAAATGAAGCAACACCTGGCCAAGTACCCTGAGTATGCTGTGGCGCGCGAACAACTTGCTTATGCCCGCGGCAAGATGATGAGTCCGGTCTTCCAGAAGATCAGAGAGATAGTCAAGACTGCGTTGGATGAAGCCACTGGTGGGAAGATCACCCCGCAGAAGTCGCTTGAAAGAGCTCAGCAGCAGGCAGAGCGACTCCTGGGCAACTGGGTGGTCAAGTAGGCCATACGCGCCTGGCCGGGCGGCTTACAGCCCGTCCAGGCGCCCCTCCTGCGCTATAGCCGTGTGGGCGCGTCAGATATGGAGGTGCATGTGGATTGCACGATAGGTTCCACCGCGGCAGGCTGAGCCCGTATCTGTACCTGTTCCCCAGTCTTCTGCTCCTGGGTGTGTTTACGTACTACCCCATTCTCTACTCGCTATGGGTCAGTTTCATGAGATGGGACATATTCAGTCCCAAGCCGGTGTTCTGCGGCATCGAGAACTATGCGGCCTTGTTCAGAGACCCTGTGTTCTGGCTGGTTATGAAGAACACTCTCGTGTACACGGTCGGCACGATTCCGATAACGATGGCGCTTGCGTTGATAATGGCGATCTTGCTCAACGAACGCATTGGATGGATGCGCGGAGTGTATCGGGCGGCCTGTTTCTACCCAACAATGGTCCCCGCGGCCGCTGCCGGGATGCTGTGGGTGTGGCTTCTGAATCCTGGGATAGGGCTGGTCAACTACTACCTGAGGAAACTCGGGGTGCCGACGGTGGAATGGCTGTACGATATGAAGTGGGCCCTTCCCGCTCTTATGTTGGTCTCTATCTGGAAGAACTTCGGTTACTACATGCTCATCTACCTTGCCGGACTTCAGGCAATACCCGGAGAGCTCTACGAGTCGGCAGATATCGAAGGCGCTTCGTTTTGGGCAAGAATACGCTACATAACTGTCCCGCTTCTGGGGCCCACGACCGTGTTCGTCGTGATAGTGAGCGTGATCAACTCGTTCCAGGTCTTCGACCTCTCTCACGTAATGACCCAGGGAGGGCCGGCCGATCGAACTAATGTGTTAGTGTACTACATATACCAGAACGCGTTCAGGTTCTGGAACATGGGGCAGGCCTCTGCGTTGACCGTGATTTTCGTGGCTCTACTTCTCATCATAATCATGACTACAATGCGGTCACTGGAGAAGAGGGTTCACTATGAAGTCTAGTCGAGGGCTGATTTCTGGGTTCGAGAAGGCGTTTCGTCTCATAGGCATCAACAACTTGCATCTACACCTGATGCTGTTGTTCGTCTCGTGCATCACTATGGCGCCATATCTCTGGGCACTTTCCACGTCCCTCAAACGGAGGATAGATGTGTTCACCCCCGTCCCCATGTGGATCCCGCGGCCAGTTTTCTTCGGCAACTACCCTCAGGTGTTTTCGATGGCGCCATTTGCCATCTACCTCGTAAACACGATCATAGTCGTGGCAGCTATTCTCCTGGCACAGGTTCTTACCACCACTCTCGCCGCGTACGTCTTCAGCCGGATGAAGTTCCGAGGAAGCCACATCCTATTTGCTCTGTTCCTCATTCAGATGTTGTTGCCGGTCCACGCCATCATCGTGCCGAACTACCTGACCATGCGCAGCCTCAAGCTTCTAGACACTCGGTTGGCTGTGATGCTCCCATTTTGGGCGAGCGGCTACGGGACGTTCCTCCTGCGACAGGCGTTCAGGCAGGTTCCCCGAGATTTCGAGGATGCCGCACTCATTGACGGCTGCAGCGCCTTGCGATTTCTGTTCAGCGTGCTTGTGCCGCTCGCAAAGCCTACTCTCATTGCCTTTGGCCTGATCAGTGTGGTTACTCACTGGAACGACTTCTTCTGGCCGCTTGTGGTGACCGACAGTCCCAGAATCAGGACTCTCACCATCGGCTTGGCCATGTTTGTACAGCAAGAAAGCGGGGCCGATTGGACGCTGCTCATGGCCGCAACGGTGTTCGTCACCGCTCCGTTGATGCTGCTGTTTCTTGTCTTTCAGCGCAGATTCGTTGAGAGCTTCATGTCTGCTGGGATTAAGGGCTGATAGGTGTGCCTGGGCAAAGGGGGACGTGCTCATTGTTGACGACCTTTCGCGGGTACATCCTGGACCTGGACGGTACGGTGTACCGCGGCGATAAGCTGATACCCGGAGCCGACAAAGTGGTGGCGACACTCCGGAAGATGGGCAAGAAAGTGGTCTTCCTTTCCAACAAGCCGACGGAGACGCGCGCGGACTACGCCACCAAGCTCATGCAACTTGGCGTCCCAGCGGACGAGGATGACGTGGTGAACTCGTCATTTGCCATGGCCCAGTACCTGGCTGCCCGTTCTCCGGGGTGCAGGGCTTATGTTATTGGGGAACCTCCGCTAGTTGATGAACTCCGAAGGGCTGGTGTGACCGTAGTTGACAACCCAACGGGGCCCGAAGCGCCGGTTGACTACGTCATAATTGCGTTCGACAGGACCTTCGACTACGCGAAACTCAACAACGCCCTCCAGGCTGTGAGGCTTGGGGCGAGGCTCCTGGCCACCAATGCCGACCGCACCTGCCCGGTCGAAGGAGGAGAGATTCCCGATGCCGCGGCCATGATTGGGGCGGTCGAAGGCGCTACTGGGGCCAAGGTGGAGCTGGTAATCGGCAAGCCCAATCCGATAATGCTCGAGTTGGCGTGCAAGCGGATGGGGGTGTGTCCCCATGAGTGTCTTATTGTAGGGGACAGACTGGAGACAGACATGCTTATGGGCAAGAGAGCAGGCATGATGACCGCTCTTGTATTGACCGGAGTGACAAGTGGAGATCAGGTGGAGGCACTGTCTTTCCGACCAGACTACGTACTGGACTCCATCGGCGACCTGCTCCGTTAGAGACGGAGTTCAAGACCTAAGGGCTATCTCTGCACGGCTTCGCCCACGTACGCCAGGAATCGGCCTTCGTCCCGGCGAATACTGGAGCTTGGCTGATTCTCTTTCGTTCGGAGGCGTAGATTCGTGCACATCACAAAACCTACCTTGGGCATGCACGACGCGCGCCATCGCAGGTGTGGAACCGGTTCATCCTCAAGGGTGAGGTGAACCTGGCCGTGCGCTCGAACTATGATCACGTCGAAGGCTCGACTTGGATCGGATGGGATGTCGGGGTCGGGCTGGTCATCACGCTCTGAGGGCAGTGATCTCCCCTGACCCTCATGCTCTGCGTGCGGTGATTCCTCAGAATCTCCACCTGACCCTGGACCTCGCGTGCCCAAAGGTATCCGGCGCCATAACCCACTGGAACTCGGCAAAGAGCCAGCGGAACTCACCTCCCGCCATCAGGTGGGGGTAGACTCTCTCATCCTTGAAGACGTATGTCCCGCCTGCTCCAGCATACGCCCGGGACAATATGAAGAAATCCCCCGGCAGCACGTAGAGCAGTGACGCGCTGGCATCTGCGCCTTCCGTGGGGTTGTCGATGTTGAAGGCCAGTGCAAAACGGTCTGAGATCGTAAGCCCCACGCCGAAGCTGACAGTCTGGGCAATCACGTAGCTCGCCTGAATCCATTGGGGGCGGGCGAAGTCCGATCTCTCCTCCGCCTGTGTGACGCCGCAGGCAGACATCAGCAGAGCGGACAACACGGCTATGGCTACGACAGGACTCTTCACACAACGGCCTCCCTTGAGCATACTGGTAGCAGAAACCATGGCCCGGCGAAATCCTCGCCCTGAAGCGGGGACAACACGGATTCCTCAGTTGGCCAACTGTGAGTGGAACTCTTGCCGGGGTCGGAAGGTCTCAAGGAAGGATCGGAGGTTGCATCTTGGAGCCGAAAGGAAACAGCAGTGGCCGGGGCGTCCGGGCACTCCTCTGGTGGGTTCTTGCAGTGGCTTACCTCGCTGTCATATTCATTGCCGCATGGCGACCGGAGTTTGGGGCTGAGGCCGCCAGGCAGATTGTCTCACGTCTGTTTCCGACGCTTGGGCCTGCAACCATTCATGGTATCGTGGTCGGGGTGCGTAAATCCCTGCATTTCCTCGGGTATGCCGCTTTCGCGATCATCCTGGCCAACGCCTTCCTCGGGACGATCCCGAAGCCGCGCTCTGCGAGGCCTGTCGTCACGGCATGTGTTATCGCGGGGCTCGCGGCAGTCTCCCTGGCAGTCTTCGATGAGGCACTTCAGGCAAGATTCCCTCATCGGTCCGGGAACCCCAGGGACATCGGCATCGATATCCTCGGGATCGCTGTGGGTGTTGCGCTGAGATTGCGGTCTGCCCTGTAGTGTTCATTCTGTCAGTACACCTGAGATCTAGGAGGTGCCTTCATGACGTTTCCCAGACACTGTGCCCGCCTCGCTGCAGTAGCCCTTGTTGTCGCCCTTGTGGCGATCCTCACTTCCGGTTGCTTCCCATTTGGCACTGAGGTGACACTCTTCTACGAGACGTTCACTAACCCGGACCCATCCTGGGATGATGGCTGGGATGGCACCGCGAGCTGGGGGGTTGTCGATGGTATATGGGACCCGTACTATCAAATGTCGGTGAGCAATGACCACCGCTCGGTTGTAGCGCCGATACCTGTGGGTCCACTCGACAGCTACACCGTGAGCGCAGATGTAGCGAGAATCGCGGGGTCAAATATTGCCTATGGGATCGCCTTCGCGATACAGGGCGAAACGTCTGCGTGGCAGAGCGCGCAGTTCTATCTCTTCGTCGTGAACCCGGGGAACCAGACGTGGGAGCTTCGCGAGTGGGACGAGGGCTGGACCCATCTGAAGAACGGGGGTTCGATCTACATAAACCCCGGCGGCGCCTCCAACAATCTCAAAGTGAGCCGGTCGCTTGCAGGGGGAATCAAGATCTATGCAAACGGCAAACAGCTTACGTCGATCACGGATTTCTCCTTCACGGGCAACCGGTATCTCGCCCTCTACATCGAGACTGTGAGCACCACTTCAGCCACTGTGAAGTTCGACAATGTGCTGGTGACCGGCACGAATCTCAAGGTGGCTAAGTTCTCTGCGGGCGCGCTGCCGCCTGCAGGGGCCGGGCCGGCGCCTGTGCCAGAGTCCAAGCTGGAGATCCTGCCTGAATAGGACGGCGTATCCGGATCGGGGTCAGAGGACTAGCCAACGAACAGGGGGCAGTGCTGCGTGCCAGGAGCCAATGTAGTGTTCTTTGTGTCTTCACTTCGTGATCAGTCCCGCATGGACGAACGAGCTTCCCAATACCTGGCGGGTTTCGGAGCCGTCCCCGGGTATGAGTTCGCCGTCATCGATCCTGAGAGCGATATCCACCCCGGTGACGTCACCGTTCTCGTGGTTCTGAGTGGAGGCACAGAGTCTTCCGCGCTCAAGTTCATAGCGCGGACTGAAGGACCGGTCTTGATGCTCGCGCACCCGGCCGACAACGCGCTTGCGGCGGCTCTCGAGATCCTAGCCTTCATAAGGGCTCAGGGCAGGTCCGGGCGAGTAGTCCAGGCGTCGCCCGGATGGCAGGATGAACTCTATACCCTTCTTCGCCTCGCCTCAGCGCACGCAACGATGCGCCGTGCCGCCATCGGCGTGATTGGGGCGAGGGATGTGGAGGTCATGTCTCCCAGGCGCCTTGCCTCGGAGGTCCGGCGGGTGTGGGGGCCGCGGCTCGAGTTCATGGATGTGGAAGACTTGGTGGATGCGGTGGATTCCGCTGATCCGGCGCGGGTTGAGGAGGCTGCTCGCGAGCTTTCCGTCGGGGCGTCAGCTGTTGTGGAGCCGACCCCCGACGTCATGCTTGGAGCGGCCCGGGTTTACGTGGGTTTACGGGACATAGTGGACGCACGCGGCCTCGCGGCTGTCGCGGTGAAGTGTTTCGACCTCCTGTCTCTCATCGAGAACACCGGGTGTTACGCACTTGCCCGACTGAATGAGGAGGGGGTCCCTGCAGCGTGCGAGGCGGATATCCTATCCGCTGTGGGGATGCTTCTTCTTCATGCCATCACGGGGCAGCCGAGTTTCATGGCGAATCCGTCGTCAATCGACCCGCGGACGGGGAAAGCCGTATTCGCCCATTGCACTATTGCCCGGACAATGACCGGATCTTACGTTATCCGGTCGCATTACGAATCGGGCATCGGCGTCGGCATCGAGGGGCGAGTCGCCCCGGGCGACTTGACCATCGCGCGAATCGGAGGCCGGGCGCTCGACGAGGTCATGGCGGCGCGGGCCCGGCTTGTGGAATGCGGATCTCGCGCGGACCTCTGCCGTACCCAGCTTACGTTGGAGTTCAACGACCCAGCCGATGCCGAGGGACTCCTTTTTGCCCCGCTTGGTAACCACCACCTGGTTGTCGCGGGGGATTGGGTGGAGATGATCGAGACATACGTGTCGCTCTATGCAAGACGACATAGGTAGAAGTTCAGCGGCATGAGGCACAAGGCGGCCGCTCCTGGCTCCCGACTATGGGCGCTGGAAGCGGCCGTTACTCTTGGGCGGATTCTCTCTCCGTTTCAGTCTCCTGCCTTCTCGCATCCCCTGGTTGGCCCCCCACGGCTATTCAAGTGTGACACTTTTTCCTGTGGGTGCAGGAATAACACCAGTCGCGCCGAATATGTGTAATTGCGCGGTTGAAGAACAAATGCACACTCTTGCTCGGCCGCTCAATTGAGGCTTTCAAGGGGAGCGATAGGAACATGAATATACTGGAGCTCAAGAAGACCCTGGCAAGCGGGGGAGTTGTTCTGGGAAGCGAAGTCCACGAGCTCGCGATGCCCGCGATTGCAGAGCTCTACGCGGCTGCGGGTTTCGACTTCATAATGGTCGACTGCGAGCACACTTCGATAGATCTCTCAGCGGCTGTGGAGATCTTCAGGGTTGCCCGAGGCAACCAGATTGCCCCGTTCATACGGGTGGCTGAAGTCGATTATGCACTCATCTGTCGTGCTCTGGACCAGGGAGCAAACGGCATCATAGTCCCCAGGGTAACCTGTAGGGAACAAGTGGCCGAAGCGGCCAGCATGGTCAGGTACCCGCCGACGGGGCGGAGGGGGATATACGCAGGAGGCTCACCGGCGAGCTACAGAGATATGGACCCCAACGAATATGTGCGGTGGGCTAACGATGCGATCATGCTCGCCATTATGCTTGAGAGTAAGGAAGCCATAGACGGCATCGACAACATCATTTCTGTCCCAGGTGTCGACCTGGTCCTGGTAGGCCCAGCAGACCTCTCCTTGAGCATCGGGCATCCGTTCGAATTCGAACATCCGCTTGAGGTCTCCCTGATGAGAAAGGTCGTCCAGAAGTGCAGGGATCGGAACATCCCATGTGGCTGCGCCTACTGGGACGTGGATCTTGCGAAATTCTGGGTGAACGAAGGCATGCAGTTTGTGTGGATCGGCAACGAAGTGAATATGATTGCCAGCTGCTCGAAAGACATCATCGCAAGATTCCGTGGGTGACGCCCGGACAGGCGTGCCGGCCCGGGCACTGCAAAGCTTGGATTATGTGCTTGGGGGCCTTAGTTACCTCTGCGGCACGCAGGCAACTGCCTCGATTTCGACAAGGACGTCTGCGCAGAAGTCCACTACCACGGTAGTTCGCGCAGGAGGGGCAGTCTTGAAGTAGCGAGCGTAGACAGAGTTGAACGTCGCAAAGTCCGTCCGGTTCTTGAGGAAGGCGTTGACCTTCACTACGTCGTCCAGGCTGCCGCCGCACTGCCGCAGCATGTCGGAGATGCGTTCGAGCACCAGTTCTACCTGGGCAGATAGCCCTTGCACCTCTACCCGGCCGGTGTCTCCGTCATAGGCAGTTTGTCCGGACACGAACAAGAGATCGCCTGCTCTGACGACCTGAGAGAAAGGTAACGCTCTGTAGCCTTCGATGCAGATTCCTTTGGATTTCACAGTCCCGTACCTCCTTCGCGCCCTGGCGATCGCTCTTATCGGCCTGATGGATAGGCGCGGCCATGCCGCCCTAGATTCCTCATGATCGGGATGGAATCCTCCTGCTCGGGCCCAGTGGCCCCGAAGATAGACTGCTCCGAGGCAACGGGAGGCGAGACACCTGAATTGACACACCGAGATAGAGTCATGTTGGCCCTTTCTCACGAGGATCCAGACCGGATTCCCGTGGACCTGGGCGCCACGCCTGTGACCGGCATTCATGAGCAGGCATATAGGGTGCTCCGAGAGTATATTGGGCTGCCGGCCATCGATCCAGTGATCGTCAACAGGATGCAACAGACAGTCCTTCCGGACGAGGACGTTCTCCAATTCCTGGGTGTGGACGTTCGGGGCATTTTCATGGGTCCTATCCGCGCCTCAATGTGTGAAGAGTACCCCGACGGATCCTATAGGGACATGTGGGGGGTGGTCCGGGCGAAGCCCCCTGGCA
It includes:
- a CDS encoding RNA-binding transcriptional accessory protein codes for the protein MSPDLAEQSAETDYGFVVAQIGRELGISLQRIETVIRLLDEENTIPFLARYRKEQTGGLDEEVLRTIASRVEYLRNLVMRKSEVLRLLGEQGVLTPEIQQALEAAETLQRVDDIYRPFRPKRRTRASIAKEQGLQALAEWLLARPTEGDPLQQASGFVDAEKGIETPEQALAGAGDIIAEMLADDPEVRAWVRQWTARNGTIASEAIDPGLRSPYELYYDYREPVSRIPPHRVLAINRGEREKAVRVQIEAPEGPVLAYLERWLTRTGPEASPADPQLAVAAKDAYNRLLAPAVERDVRNQLTEAAEAQAIRVFAANLKALLLTPPIRGKTVMGIDPAYRTGCKIAVVDATGRLLEVAVVYPTPPHNRIEEAGRTLLQMVDRHRVDVIAIGNGTASRETEAFVAGLIPKAARALTYVVVNEAGASVYSASPLARDEFPDLDVSERSAVSIARRLQDPLAELVKIDPKSIGVGQYQHDVAEKELARALAAVVESAVNSVGVDLNTASVSLLSYVSGLSAAVAGNIVKKREAEGPFSNRKDLLSVPRLGPKTFQQCAGFLRIADGDNPLDYTPIHPESYSAAQRLLAELGFSVHDVVGPNRPQVCDALAGLDASAWAKRLGIGEPTMKDIIEALQRPGRDPRDELPPPILRTNVLTLDDLHPGMTLEGTVRNVVDFGAFVDIGVHQDGLVHRSELSERFISHPLEAVSVGDIVKVRVLAVDKERNRISLSMRNGT
- a CDS encoding sugar ABC transporter permease — protein: MHDRFHRGRLSPYLYLFPSLLLLGVFTYYPILYSLWVSFMRWDIFSPKPVFCGIENYAALFRDPVFWLVMKNTLVYTVGTIPITMALALIMAILLNERIGWMRGVYRAACFYPTMVPAAAAGMLWVWLLNPGIGLVNYYLRKLGVPTVEWLYDMKWALPALMLVSIWKNFGYYMLIYLAGLQAIPGELYESADIEGASFWARIRYITVPLLGPTTVFVVIVSVINSFQVFDLSHVMTQGGPADRTNVLVYYIYQNAFRFWNMGQASALTVIFVALLLIIIMTTMRSLEKRVHYEV
- a CDS encoding ABC transporter substrate-binding protein, which translates into the protein MSSRRTLSSILLAAALLMLVCLSAGAAPKLIRLTFYYPVGVSGPLATVINKYVEEFNTANPDIEVIPVYTGDYDPTMQKVQTAVMGGNPPDVFIVEISELPTLLAMNACEPLDKWVSKEYLADFFPAFLQNSYSEDGRIWGIPFQRSTPVFYWNKAAFKEAGLDPNVPPRNWRELEDYAKKLVKADAATGEVKRWGVTISGGWNDWLFEAFVIQNGSSLLDYINHKVTLNSPEAVEALEFWVRLTQELKVAPPHSTWASTPTDFVSGRTAMLYHSTGILTFVRTSAPFEYGVAFMPAKKSYGAAVGGGNLHIARGIPDERKQAAWKFVQFLTTPEMAARWSRDSGYVATRQSSYELTEMKQHLAKYPEYAVAREQLAYARGKMMSPVFQKIREIVKTALDEATGGKITPQKSLERAQQQAERLLGNWVVK
- a CDS encoding glycerol-3-phosphate responsive antiterminator — encoded protein: MGGSIITCQPCRDVLTDHTSKNPVIPAVRSLGDLEYAAECDAKLVFLVTGSVLDLTDIATRSLELGQSLFCHLDLIQGIGKDRPGIKWLARDFGIAGILTTRSSLVKYAKDEGLMAIQRLFLFDSGSLKTGLAACSECKPDAVEILPGIVLPAVVHRLPISRIPRFIGGGLIETPSEVDALLAAGAIGVSASKKAIWKCRRR
- a CDS encoding nucleotidyltransferase domain-containing protein, which gives rise to MEDVLQSIVDRIVRAANPDKIILFGSRAQGGQAADRDYDILVLKAGEYHRRELAHKTYRELVGIPAPVDVVVASPERAGQYRDVPGFIYGEALKGRVLYEH